A single window of Paracoccus albus DNA harbors:
- the hemN gene encoding oxygen-independent coproporphyrinogen III oxidase: protein MEQKSQLARLGLFDARVPRYTSYPPATQFSPAIGPAQVGAWQAAIPAGSAISLYMHVPFCRRLCWFCACRTQGTQSDAPVRAYAETLLEELQLLKSRLAPGIRLSRLHWGGGTPTLMPADVIRRVAGAVFAAFPLAEGAEFSVEIDPNEIDTERMDALVAAGLTRASIGVQDFDPEIQKAIGREQSFEITAATVDMLRERGIESINADILFGLPFQNRARISESVQQLLALSPDRIALYGYAHVPWMAKRQVLIPAENLPSPEARLGLFNTARDLFVADGYAEIGIDHFARPTDRLAIAQRDGLMRRNFQGYTDDQAAVLVGLGASSISRYPQGIAQNAPATGAHVKAIREGRLSVTRGHVFSDDDLWRARMIESLMCDFRIDASEMHKRFGVDRDMLKKTFAPVRARFGEMVSVAADGSVELPPQARPLTRMIARMLDSYQMAAAGHSPAV, encoded by the coding sequence ATGGAACAAAAATCGCAACTTGCTCGGCTGGGACTGTTTGACGCACGGGTGCCGCGTTACACATCCTACCCCCCTGCAACTCAGTTCAGCCCTGCCATTGGCCCGGCGCAGGTCGGGGCCTGGCAGGCTGCCATTCCCGCAGGCAGTGCGATATCGCTGTACATGCATGTCCCCTTCTGCCGCCGTCTGTGCTGGTTTTGCGCCTGCCGCACGCAAGGGACGCAATCAGATGCGCCTGTCCGGGCCTACGCCGAGACCCTTCTGGAAGAGCTGCAACTGCTGAAATCGCGCCTCGCGCCGGGCATAAGGTTGTCGCGCCTGCATTGGGGCGGCGGAACACCAACGCTGATGCCCGCGGACGTGATACGTCGTGTGGCGGGTGCGGTGTTTGCCGCGTTTCCGTTGGCAGAGGGCGCGGAATTCTCTGTCGAGATTGACCCCAACGAGATTGATACAGAGCGCATGGATGCCCTTGTCGCGGCCGGGCTGACACGTGCCAGCATCGGCGTTCAGGATTTCGATCCGGAAATCCAGAAAGCAATCGGACGCGAACAGAGTTTCGAAATCACGGCCGCAACAGTCGATATGCTGCGTGAACGCGGTATCGAAAGCATAAACGCCGATATCCTTTTCGGACTGCCGTTTCAGAACAGGGCCCGAATATCGGAATCCGTACAGCAATTGCTGGCGTTGTCGCCTGATCGGATTGCCCTTTACGGGTACGCCCATGTGCCTTGGATGGCCAAGCGGCAGGTATTGATCCCGGCAGAGAACCTGCCCTCTCCGGAAGCGCGGCTTGGACTGTTCAACACTGCGCGCGACTTGTTTGTCGCCGATGGTTATGCCGAGATAGGAATAGACCACTTTGCGCGACCGACTGATCGTCTGGCCATCGCGCAGAGGGATGGCCTTATGCGGCGAAACTTTCAGGGATATACCGACGATCAGGCAGCGGTGCTGGTGGGATTGGGCGCATCCTCTATATCGCGCTATCCGCAGGGCATCGCGCAAAACGCGCCAGCCACAGGGGCACATGTCAAAGCGATTCGCGAGGGCCGATTATCCGTCACCCGCGGGCACGTGTTCAGCGATGATGATCTGTGGCGCGCCCGGATGATCGAGTCGTTGATGTGCGATTTCAGGATAGATGCTTCGGAAATGCACAAGCGGTTCGGTGTGGATCGCGACATGCTGAAGAAAACCTTCGCACCTGTGAGGGCGCGGTTCGGGGAAATGGTTTCGGTGGCCGCCGATGGCTCTGTCGAGTTACCTCCGCAAGCTCGTCCGCTGACGCGCATGATCGCCCGGATGCTGGACAGCTACCAAATGGCGGCAGCCGGCCATTCACCTGCGGTATAG
- the fnrL gene encoding transcriptional regulator FnrL codes for MQIKFQSANYEAAHFDKSCENCPIRYRAVCAHCDAEDLEKLEKTKYYRDFRAGQVIVWSGDDMDFVASIIEGVATLTQTLEDGRTQMVGLLMPSDFLGRPGRRIATFTVTAISDLQLCCFRRQPFEQMMRDNPRIPSRLLEMTLDELDAAREWLLVLGRKSAREKIASFLAILARRKAALANQQARGRIQLSLPLTREAIADYLGLTIETVSRQLTALKRDGLIEIEGKRGVVLTDFASLVLESGTDSDGGLIA; via the coding sequence ATGCAAATCAAGTTTCAGTCGGCCAATTATGAGGCTGCGCATTTCGACAAAAGCTGCGAAAACTGCCCGATCCGCTATCGCGCAGTTTGCGCGCATTGTGATGCCGAAGATCTGGAAAAGCTTGAAAAAACGAAATATTACCGTGACTTCAGGGCGGGTCAGGTAATCGTCTGGTCGGGCGACGATATGGATTTTGTGGCCTCGATTATTGAAGGTGTGGCGACACTGACCCAGACGCTGGAAGATGGGCGCACCCAGATGGTGGGCCTGCTGATGCCCAGTGATTTCCTGGGCCGGCCCGGTCGCAGAATTGCTACTTTTACGGTGACAGCAATCAGCGACCTGCAGCTTTGCTGCTTCCGCAGGCAGCCTTTTGAGCAGATGATGCGTGACAATCCACGTATTCCGTCGCGTCTGCTGGAAATGACTCTGGATGAACTGGATGCCGCACGCGAATGGCTGCTGGTGCTGGGCCGGAAATCCGCTCGCGAAAAGATCGCGTCCTTTCTTGCGATACTGGCGCGGCGAAAGGCTGCACTGGCAAATCAGCAGGCGCGTGGCCGCATTCAACTCAGCCTGCCGCTGACCAGAGAGGCGATTGCTGACTACCTTGGTCTGACCATCGAAACCGTCAGCCGTCAGCTTACCGCGCTCAAGCGAGACGGCCTGATTGAAATCGAGGGAAAGCGCGGGGTGGTCCTCACGGATTTTGCCAGTCTCGTGCTCGAAAGTGGCACTGACAGCGATGGCGGCCTGATCGCCTAG
- a CDS encoding M48 family metallopeptidase, giving the protein MLKFLPILLIVAYSLGMWFFSVWRLKREMAENSTPLDDDRLNPLLDRLGRAMELPRIKAQVYEVAMVNGLAAPDGRIFITRGFMDRMEKGDVSPEEIAGVVAHELGHVAHGHSKRRLIDFAGQNVLRSVLLMTIGRFLPFVGPWLINLLVMTLAARLSQSDEFEADRFATALLIKSGIGPEAQISLFEKLNALTGRRSVSAPAWLLSHPATPKRIEAIRNNIARWDQR; this is encoded by the coding sequence ATGCTGAAGTTTCTGCCCATCCTGCTGATCGTCGCCTATTCGCTGGGGATGTGGTTCTTTTCGGTGTGGCGCCTGAAACGTGAGATGGCAGAGAATTCGACGCCGTTGGATGACGACAGGCTGAACCCTCTGCTGGATCGGCTTGGCCGGGCCATGGAATTGCCGCGGATCAAGGCACAGGTCTATGAGGTTGCGATGGTCAACGGCCTTGCCGCGCCTGATGGCCGGATTTTCATCACACGCGGCTTCATGGACCGCATGGAAAAGGGCGATGTCTCCCCCGAAGAAATCGCTGGCGTCGTCGCGCATGAGCTTGGCCATGTCGCACATGGCCACTCGAAACGCAGGCTGATCGATTTTGCCGGGCAGAATGTATTGCGCAGCGTCCTGCTGATGACCATTGGCAGGTTCCTGCCTTTTGTCGGGCCCTGGCTGATAAACTTGCTGGTAATGACGCTGGCGGCACGCCTGTCGCAATCAGATGAGTTCGAGGCCGACCGGTTCGCCACCGCCTTGCTAATCAAATCCGGTATCGGTCCTGAAGCGCAGATCTCCCTGTTCGAGAAACTGAACGCACTGACGGGACGGCGGAGCGTTTCGGCACCCGCATGGTTGTTGTCGCATCCGGCGACACCAAAGCGGATAGAGGCGATCCGGAACAACATTGCCCGCTGGGATCAGCGCTAG
- a CDS encoding vWA domain-containing protein has protein sequence MFRPFLDSLRRHGVPVSLREYLDLLGGLSQGVTGSNPDDFYHFARISLVKDERHIDRFDRAFAEAFSGVEQIPVEALLEQVDIPREWLEKMAEKLLTDAEKAEIEGSGSFEALMEKLRERLAEQQGRHQGGNKWIGTAGTSAFGAYGYNPEGVRIGQHESRHRRAAKVWDKREFRDFDDSVELGTRNIKVALKRLRQWARHGAAEELDLPATIRATADHGYIDVKTRPERRNAVKVLLFLDVGGSMDDHIRVVDELFSAARAEFKHMEHFFFHNCLYEAVWKDSRRRWTETTPTWDILHRYGRDYKCIFVGDASMSPYEIAVPGGANEHWNEEPGALWLQRAAETWPDHVWLNPVPQRQWRYTQSIGMIEEVFEKRMMPLTLEGLTQAMRILG, from the coding sequence ATGTTTCGCCCCTTCCTCGACAGCCTGCGCCGCCATGGGGTGCCGGTCAGCCTGCGGGAATATCTTGATCTTCTCGGCGGGCTGTCGCAGGGCGTTACGGGCAGTAACCCCGACGATTTCTATCACTTCGCACGGATTTCGCTGGTCAAGGACGAACGCCACATCGACCGTTTCGACCGCGCCTTTGCCGAGGCGTTCTCGGGCGTTGAACAAATTCCCGTGGAAGCCCTGCTGGAGCAGGTCGATATTCCGCGCGAATGGCTTGAGAAAATGGCCGAGAAGCTGCTGACCGATGCCGAAAAGGCCGAGATCGAAGGATCGGGCAGCTTCGAGGCGCTCATGGAAAAGCTGCGCGAGCGTTTGGCCGAGCAACAGGGGCGCCATCAGGGCGGAAACAAGTGGATCGGAACGGCCGGAACCTCGGCCTTCGGCGCTTATGGCTACAACCCCGAAGGCGTCCGCATCGGCCAGCATGAATCGCGCCACAGAAGGGCCGCCAAAGTCTGGGACAAGCGCGAATTCAGGGATTTCGATGACAGCGTGGAACTCGGCACTCGCAATATCAAGGTGGCGCTGAAACGGCTGCGGCAATGGGCGCGGCACGGCGCCGCGGAAGAGCTTGACCTGCCAGCCACGATCCGCGCCACCGCCGATCACGGCTATATCGACGTCAAAACCCGGCCCGAGCGACGCAATGCGGTAAAGGTGCTGCTGTTTCTGGATGTCGGCGGCTCGATGGACGATCATATCCGCGTCGTGGACGAGTTGTTCAGCGCCGCGCGCGCCGAGTTCAAGCATATGGAACATTTTTTCTTCCATAACTGCCTGTACGAAGCCGTCTGGAAGGATTCTCGCCGCCGCTGGACCGAAACGACGCCGACATGGGACATCCTGCACCGCTATGGCCGAGACTATAAATGCATCTTCGTCGGCGACGCCTCGATGTCGCCTTATGAAATCGCCGTGCCCGGTGGTGCCAACGAACATTGGAATGAAGAGCCGGGAGCGCTTTGGCTGCAACGCGCGGCTGAGACATGGCCCGATCATGTCTGGCTGAACCCGGTTCCGCAACGGCAATGGCGCTATACCCAGTCCATCGGCATGATCGAAGAGGTTTTTGAAAAACGCATGATGCCCCTGACGCTGGAGGGGCTGACCCAAGCAATGCGCATCCTCGGCTGA